In one Mycobacterium sp. NBC_00419 genomic region, the following are encoded:
- a CDS encoding LysR family transcriptional regulator, whose amino-acid sequence MFDVRRLRVLQEVARCGSLSGAAVTLNYTTSAVSQQISALEREIGAALLVRGPSGAQVTAAGTRLLEHAERILDAIGAAERDLARLATAGPDVVRVASFTSAAAAILPRALARFRSRYPGTGVAIVDADPDDGVALLAAGGVDAAIITEVPGERSQYPHVVAVPVYDDEFFVVLPSDHRLSAAAEVPLPALASDQWVVSSATGTCPDTRVFHNACRHAGFAPSVTFRAEDYATVQGLVAANFGVSLVPSLAAAGSRSDVAVRRVAGRRPVRRIAVATAEPPGRGTALAALVALIQAVGARLAADEVYSIPAHPFSVA is encoded by the coding sequence GTGTTCGATGTGCGCCGGCTGCGGGTTCTGCAGGAGGTTGCGCGGTGTGGCTCGCTGTCCGGCGCCGCGGTCACCCTGAACTACACGACCTCGGCAGTGTCACAACAGATCTCGGCGCTGGAGCGTGAGATCGGAGCCGCCCTGTTGGTGCGCGGCCCATCGGGCGCTCAGGTCACCGCCGCAGGCACCAGGCTGCTCGAGCACGCCGAGCGGATCCTCGATGCCATCGGTGCCGCCGAGCGTGATCTTGCCCGACTGGCCACGGCGGGGCCCGATGTCGTGCGGGTGGCGTCGTTCACCAGTGCTGCCGCGGCCATCCTGCCCCGCGCCCTGGCGCGGTTTCGCAGCCGGTATCCCGGCACCGGCGTGGCCATCGTCGATGCCGATCCGGATGACGGCGTCGCCCTGCTCGCCGCCGGGGGAGTCGACGCGGCGATCATCACCGAAGTCCCCGGCGAACGCAGTCAGTACCCGCACGTGGTCGCCGTCCCGGTGTACGACGACGAGTTCTTCGTGGTCCTGCCGTCCGATCATCGACTCAGCGCGGCAGCTGAAGTGCCGCTGCCGGCCCTGGCATCCGATCAGTGGGTGGTGAGCTCGGCGACCGGTACCTGTCCGGATACCCGGGTGTTCCACAATGCCTGTCGCCACGCCGGTTTCGCGCCTTCGGTGACATTCCGGGCGGAGGACTACGCCACCGTGCAGGGTTTGGTGGCCGCCAACTTCGGGGTGTCTCTGGTGCCCTCGCTGGCAGCCGCCGGATCGCGGTCGGACGTGGCGGTGCGACGGGTCGCCGGCCGGCGTCCGGTACGCCGGATCGCGGTCGCGACCGCCGAGCCGCCAGGGCGCGGAACGGCACTGGCAGCTCTGGTCGCCCTGATCCAGGCGGTTGGTGCGCGGCTCGCCGCCGACGAGGTGTACAGCATTCCTGCACACCCGTTCAGCGTCGCTTGA
- a CDS encoding isopenicillin N synthase family dioxygenase → MLPVLDLTQADSNPQAFRSRLREAAHDFGFFYLVGHGVGDEQAAQVLALAREFFALPAEAKAQISQLKSPQFRGYSRLGGELTNGTVDWREQIDIGPQRPAIDGATGYWRLQGPNLWPSSPPGFRAAFEAWDASLSALGLRLLRHWAASLGAAEDTFDPAFADRPATLIKVVRYPGRDDYRQGVGTHKDSGVLTLLLLEPGTTGLQVELSDGQWLDVPPVPGAFVVNIGELLEVATGGYLRATRHRVLAPQPGTDRVSIPYFVNPGLDATVPIIALPPDLAARSRGVEADPNNPIFNTYGENAWKSRTRAHPDVAELHHGIKPAGPASAY, encoded by the coding sequence GTGCTCCCCGTACTCGACCTGACGCAGGCCGACAGTAACCCGCAGGCCTTTCGGTCGCGGCTGCGCGAGGCCGCTCACGACTTCGGCTTCTTCTATCTGGTGGGCCATGGCGTCGGCGACGAGCAGGCCGCACAGGTGCTGGCGCTGGCGCGGGAGTTCTTCGCGCTGCCGGCCGAGGCCAAGGCTCAGATCAGTCAGCTGAAAAGCCCCCAGTTCCGGGGCTACTCGCGCCTCGGTGGTGAACTGACCAATGGAACGGTCGACTGGCGTGAGCAGATCGACATCGGCCCGCAACGCCCGGCGATCGACGGTGCGACCGGCTACTGGCGGCTGCAGGGCCCCAATCTGTGGCCGTCCTCGCCGCCGGGTTTCCGGGCGGCGTTCGAAGCCTGGGACGCCAGCCTCTCCGCTCTGGGGTTGCGGCTGTTGCGCCACTGGGCGGCGTCACTGGGGGCTGCCGAGGACACCTTCGATCCGGCGTTCGCCGACCGGCCCGCAACCCTGATCAAGGTGGTCCGCTACCCGGGCAGAGACGACTACCGGCAAGGCGTTGGTACGCACAAAGATTCGGGTGTGCTGACCTTGCTGCTCCTGGAACCAGGAACCACCGGCTTACAGGTCGAGCTGTCCGATGGCCAGTGGCTCGACGTCCCGCCCGTCCCCGGCGCCTTCGTCGTAAACATCGGGGAATTGCTCGAGGTCGCCACCGGCGGCTATCTACGCGCCACCCGCCACCGGGTGCTGGCGCCGCAGCCGGGCACCGACCGGGTGTCCATCCCGTACTTCGTCAACCCCGGTCTGGACGCGACCGTCCCGATCATCGCGTTGCCGCCCGACTTGGCGGCCCGTTCCCGAGGTGTCGAGGCCGACCCGAACAATCCCATCTTCAACACCTACGGCGAGAACGCCTGGAAGTCGCGGACCCGAGCGCACCCCGACGTCGCCGAACTGCACCATGGGATCAAGCCCGCGGGCCCCGCGTCGGCATATTGA
- a CDS encoding ANTAR domain-containing protein has translation MSYRYVDTSRRVIDLATGILVGLRGCSEQEAFAELVAAVHRTGVGLGAIARALVAITGPADQSVPHQAEAFDLWADLLAARTTAFATR, from the coding sequence ATGAGCTACCGCTACGTTGACACCTCGCGCCGAGTCATCGATCTGGCGACCGGCATTCTGGTCGGCCTGCGGGGCTGCTCGGAACAGGAGGCGTTCGCCGAACTGGTCGCCGCCGTCCACCGGACCGGGGTCGGTCTCGGCGCGATCGCCCGCGCGCTGGTCGCCATCACGGGGCCCGCGGACCAGTCGGTGCCCCACCAGGCCGAGGCGTTCGACCTGTGGGCCGATCTGCTCGCCGCCCGTACGACGGCGTTCGCCACGCGATAG
- a CDS encoding ABC transporter permease, with product MSSSRVAFERAPFLWLAEREILRFLNIWQYTIVGPVLSTILFVIVFGSALGNHVDGIDGILYGQFIVPGLFAQAIVNVGFFNGTTSLFEARRDKYIHDVFASPLRWWEINAALVTGGLARGTIVGAAVLAIALPLTHIAGVARPLVFAIGTLGVLVVAAQTGVIAGSLAKSLDHVYSMESIILLPLGFLGGVFYSVRQLPHVWDLLSRVNPVFWLVQVERIGLLGHADVSAGAALAVVWALAIGLSVWSAVIFGSDQLKA from the coding sequence ATGAGCAGTTCCCGAGTGGCATTCGAGCGGGCACCGTTCCTGTGGCTGGCCGAGCGGGAAATCCTGCGCTTCCTCAACATCTGGCAGTACACGATCGTCGGCCCCGTACTGTCCACCATCCTGTTCGTCATCGTGTTCGGCTCGGCCTTGGGCAACCACGTGGACGGGATCGACGGAATTCTCTACGGGCAGTTCATCGTTCCCGGGCTGTTCGCCCAGGCCATCGTCAACGTCGGGTTCTTCAACGGCACAACGAGTCTGTTCGAAGCCCGTCGTGACAAGTACATCCATGACGTGTTCGCCAGCCCACTGCGATGGTGGGAGATCAATGCGGCACTGGTGACCGGGGGGCTGGCCCGCGGCACCATCGTCGGTGCCGCCGTTCTGGCGATCGCCCTGCCGCTGACCCACATTGCCGGGGTGGCCCGCCCGCTGGTCTTCGCCATCGGCACGTTGGGGGTTCTGGTGGTCGCGGCCCAGACCGGTGTGATCGCCGGGAGCCTGGCCAAGTCGCTCGACCACGTCTATTCGATGGAGTCGATCATCCTGCTGCCCCTGGGCTTCCTGGGCGGCGTCTTCTATTCGGTGCGGCAGCTGCCGCACGTCTGGGATCTGCTGAGCCGGGTCAACCCGGTCTTCTGGCTGGTGCAGGTGGAGCGGATCGGGCTGCTCGGACACGCTGATGTCAGCGCCGGTGCCGCGCTGGCTGTGGTGTGGGCACTGGCGATCGGCCTGTCGGTGTGGTCGGCGGTGATCTTCGGGTCCGACCAGCTCAAGGCCTGA
- a CDS encoding ABC transporter ATP-binding protein, with protein sequence MTSAQPAPAALSITGLRKVYRGGFTAVDGLDLELPEGTIFGLLGPNGAGKTTLIGSVCNIVSPTDGQLRVFGHDHTTRAARRLIGLAEQEINLDRFLSVRQLLVYHAGYHGIGRVSARRRADELLELFELGHKSTARAYELSGGMQRRLVLARALMHRPRLLILDEPTAGVDVALRTEIWRLTKELNASGTTILLTTHYLEEAETLCDEFALIVAGRIVDRGSAATLRRRHRARDISEVYHRVISREGAR encoded by the coding sequence GTGACATCTGCTCAACCTGCGCCGGCCGCTCTGTCGATCACGGGCTTGCGAAAGGTCTACCGCGGGGGCTTCACTGCAGTCGACGGCCTGGACCTCGAACTGCCTGAAGGCACCATCTTCGGTCTGCTGGGACCCAACGGCGCCGGCAAGACCACGCTCATCGGATCGGTCTGCAACATCGTCAGTCCCACCGACGGGCAACTCCGGGTCTTCGGTCACGATCACACGACCCGGGCCGCGCGCCGCCTGATCGGACTGGCAGAACAGGAGATCAACCTCGACCGGTTCCTGTCGGTCCGCCAACTGCTGGTCTACCACGCCGGCTACCACGGGATCGGGCGCGTGTCGGCGCGCCGTCGCGCCGACGAGTTACTGGAGCTCTTCGAACTGGGGCACAAGAGCACCGCGCGGGCCTACGAACTCTCCGGCGGCATGCAACGCAGGTTGGTGCTGGCGCGCGCATTGATGCACCGGCCGCGGTTGCTGATCCTCGACGAGCCCACCGCCGGTGTCGATGTTGCGCTGCGCACCGAAATCTGGCGACTGACAAAGGAACTCAACGCAAGCGGCACCACCATCCTGCTCACGACCCACTATCTCGAGGAAGCCGAGACCCTCTGCGACGAGTTCGCCCTGATCGTGGCCGGCCGGATCGTCGACCGGGGCTCTGCGGCCACACTGCGCCGACGGCACCGGGCGCGGGACATCTCCGAGGTCTACCACCGGGTCATCAGCCGCGAGGGGGCCCGATGA